In Pseudomonadota bacterium, the DNA window CGTCCTCGGCCTCGTTCCGCGGGTAGGCCGCCATATCCTCGTCGGGCCCGAATTGCAGCGGGTTGACGAGAATCGTCGCCACCGTGCGATCGGTTTGCGCGCGGGCGGCGCGGACCAGGGCGAGATGGCCTGCGTGCAGGGCGCCCATCGTCGGCACGAGACCAACGCTTGCACCCCCGCCGCGCCAAAGGGCAATCGCGGCGCGAAGATCCACGATCTTGCGGACGGTCGGCATGCCGTCCGCCTTGCCTTGCCTCGCGCGTGTTCGGGATTTCATGCGACCTTCCGGGATGAATCAGCGCTTTCGCTTCGCGGCCCCATAGCAGTGCGCCGCGCCGGGGAACCGACGCGCCCGCACGTCGGCGGCATAGTGCGCCGCCGCTTTCTCGATTTCGGACCCCAGCTCGGCATAGCGCTTGACGAATTTCGGAATGAAATCGGTGAAAAGACCAAACAGGTCTTCGGCCACCAGGATCTGCCCGTCGCACGAAGGCGAGGCGCCGATCCCGATCGTCGGAACGGGAAGGGCTTCCGTAAGCGCGCGCGCCACCGGCTCCACGGTCCCCTCGACGACGACGGCGAAGGCGCCGGCCAACGCGACCGCCCGACCATCGGCAAGAATTTTTTCCGCCTCGGCTTTCGTCCTGCCGTGCACGCCGAACCCGCCGTAACTGCGCACCGATTGCGGCATCATCCCGACATGGCCAAGAACGGGGATGCCGCGCTGGGTGAGAAAGGCAACCGTTTCCGCCATCTCCTCCCCGCCTTCGAGCTTGACGGCGGCGGCCCCGGTTTCCCGCAGCACACGGGCCGCTGTCCGGTAGGCCTTCGGCGGCGATTCCTGGTAGCTGCCGAACGGCAGGTCCACGACGACGCAGGCGCGCCTGGCGCCGCGGCGTACGGCTTGGGCGTGGTTGATCATCATGTCCAACGTCACGCCCAGCGTGCTTTCCATCCCATAAAGCACCATGCCGAGCGAATCCCCGACCAGCAGCAAATCGGCGTGCGCGTCCAGCCACTTCGCCATCGGCGTCGTGTAGGCGGTCAGGCAGACGATCGGCACGCCCCCCTTGCGCGCCCGCAGCTCCGGCACGGTTATGGCCTTTGCTTCTTTCGGCATCCTCTAAATTTTCCCTTTCCGGTCGTTGTCGGGCGCATTGTACCCCCGTCCGCGCTCGGCGAACCACGCGGTTTTTCGGCGCCGGCCCGGAGCCTTGGGGAACGGGCCTTACCGCT includes these proteins:
- the panB gene encoding 3-methyl-2-oxobutanoate hydroxymethyltransferase yields the protein MPKEAKAITVPELRARKGGVPIVCLTAYTTPMAKWLDAHADLLLVGDSLGMVLYGMESTLGVTLDMMINHAQAVRRGARRACVVVDLPFGSYQESPPKAYRTAARVLRETGAAAVKLEGGEEMAETVAFLTQRGIPVLGHVGMMPQSVRSYGGFGVHGRTKAEAEKILADGRAVALAGAFAVVVEGTVEPVARALTEALPVPTIGIGASPSCDGQILVAEDLFGLFTDFIPKFVKRYAELGSEIEKAAAHYAADVRARRFPGAAHCYGAAKRKR